The genomic interval CGACGAATTCCTTGATAAAGGTCGCCACATTGCGGTTAGAAACCACCTCGCACTCCCATTTCCTGACGCCGAGGACGGCTTCGGGAACCTTGATCTTCATATCCTCCTTTACCTTGACCTGACAGCCCAAACGCCATTTCTCGGCCTGCTGCCGACGCGTGAAGAAGTTGACCTCGGTGGGCAGAATGTCGCCGCCGCCCTCAAGCACCTGACAGCGGCACATGCCGCACGAACCGCCGCCGCCGCAGGCCGACGGGAGGAAAATCCCGTTGTTGCCGAGCGTCGTAAGCAACGTGCTGCCGGGCTCGACGGTCAGTTGTTTTTCTCCGTCGTTGATGTCGATACGGACCTCTCCGGAAGGAGTCAGTTTCGCTTTGGCATAGAGCAGCAGAACGACCAGCAGGAGCGTTACTACGAGAAATGCCGCGATTGCTATGATGATTGATAATCCCATCTCTACCTTGTGATTTTAAGTTACAACTGAATCCCCATGAACGTCATGAACGCAATCCCCATCAGACCGGTCAGAATGAAGGTGATACCCGCGCCGCGAAGCGGAGCCGGTACGTTCGAGTAGGCGATCTTCTCCCGAATGGCGGCGATCAGCACGATAGCGAGCCACCAGCCGATGCCCGATCCTGCCGCGAAAGAGACAACCTCTCCCATCGAAGCATAATCGCGCTCCTGCATGAACAGCGAGCCGCCTAAAATCGCGCAGTTCACGGCGATCAGCGGCAGGAAGATACCCAGCTGGTTATACAGCGCCGGAGCGAATTTCTCGACGACCATCTCGACGAGCTGCACGAACGAGGCGATCACGGCGATGAATATGATAAAGCTTAGAAAGCTCAGGTCGATCTCGCTGGCGCCCCCCGGCCCGTATGCCGGATCGATCCAGCCGAGCGCGCCCGGAGAAAGGACGTATTCGTTGAGCAGATAGTTGATCGGAACGGTCATCACCATGACGAAAGTCACGGCGATGCCGAGTCCCATAGCCGTCTTGACGCTCTTGCTGACGGCGATGTAGGAACACATACCGAAGAAGAACGCGAAGACCATGTTGTCTATGAAGATAGACCGAACGAATATGCTGATAATGTTTTCCATGTTCTGCCGGATTTACTATTTCTCAATCAGATTACGGTTGCGGCTACGCTGCACCCAGATGATCAGTCCGACGCAAATCAGCGCCATCGGCGGCAGGATCATCAGGCCGTTGTTGACGTACCCGGTCTGATACAGCCCGATCTTCTCGAACACAGGATAGCCCCACAGCGTACCCGAGCCGAGCAACTCTCGGACGAATCCGAGAATGATCAGAATCAGTCCGTATCCCATACCGTTCCCGAGACCGTCCAAAAACGAAGGCCACGGCTTGTTACCCAGCGCGAACGCTTCGATACGCCCCATGATGATGCAATTGGTGATAATCAGCCCGACGAAGACCGAAAGCTGCTTGCTCACGTCGTAGACGTAAGCCTTGAGCACCTGGTCTACGAGAATTACCAGCGAGGCGACGACGACCAGCTGGACGATGATGCGGATCCGCGACGGAATACCCTTGCGGATCAACGATATGATCAGGTTCGAAAAAGCGGTTACGACCGTCACCGACAAAGCCATGACGAAAGCAGGCTTCAGCTTGGCCGTCACGGCGAGCGCCGAGCAAATGCCCAATATCTGTACCGTAATAGGATTATTCTGTCCGAAAGGCGAGGTCAGCAGCTTCAGGTTTTTGGCCGAAAAAAGCGGCTCGCGTTCTTGGTTACTCATGGCTTTCCGAATTTTTGGTTGACACTTCGTTCCCGGCCGTCTCGCCGAGCTGCTTTTCGATATAAGCATCATAATCGCTCAAGCAATTTTTCAGCATTTTTTCCACGCCTACGCTCGTCAGCGTACCGCCCGAGACGGCATCGACCGCATACGGATCGTCGTCGGGCGCTCCGCCCTTAACGAGCCGTATGGCCACGACCCGGCCGTTCTCGAGAATATGCTTGCCCTTGAACTGAGCCTGAAAGGCGGCCGTCGAAATCTCGGCGCCCAGCCCCGGAGTCTCGCTCTTATGATCGAAGACGACTCCGTTGACGGTATCCCAGTTGTCGGCCAGCGCGACATAGCCCCAGACAGGCCCCCACAGACCGGCTCCCCAAACGGGAATCACGTAGCTCGTGACGCCTTCGTCGTTCCGGCTGACGAAAACGGGCAGGCTGCGCTCGGCGGCAGGCTTGTCGTATTCGGCCTTCAGGTTCGTCAGCAAGGCGAACGCGTTCGCTCCATCGACCCGATCGCCCTCGACATTGACGGCATAGCTGTCGACGATGTATTTCTTATACTGCTCGTTGATGTAGGCCGCCTTGTCTTTTACCAGATCGGCGTCGCCGCCCTCGCCGATCGAGCGGAGAATATCCCCCATTTTCTCGACCCTCGCGTTCTCGGCCTGTACGCCCTTGAGCGACAAAGCCGCGAACGAGAGCACCGCCGCGACGATCACGACCATGACCGCCGCGTAGGCGATTATATAGGTATTGCTGTTCTTATTCATAGCGTTGCACGTTATTTAGCGGGTTTCAAACGACGGTTCCGGCGACGGACATTGGCCTGTACGACATAGTAGTCGATCAGCGGAGCGACGGCGTTCATGAACAGGATCGAAAGCATCATACCCTCCGGATAGCCCGGATTGACGACGCGGATCAGCACGGCCAATGCGCCGATCAGAAATCCGTAAATCCATTTGCCGGTGTTGGTCTGGCTCCCGGTCACCGGATCGGTCGCCATGAACACGGCTCCGAAAGCGAAGCCGCCCAAAATCA from Alistipes ihumii AP11 carries:
- the nqrC gene encoding NADH:ubiquinone reductase (Na(+)-transporting) subunit C, yielding MNKNSNTYIIAYAAVMVVIVAAVLSFAALSLKGVQAENARVEKMGDILRSIGEGGDADLVKDKAAYINEQYKKYIVDSYAVNVEGDRVDGANAFALLTNLKAEYDKPAAERSLPVFVSRNDEGVTSYVIPVWGAGLWGPVWGYVALADNWDTVNGVVFDHKSETPGLGAEISTAAFQAQFKGKHILENGRVVAIRLVKGGAPDDDPYAVDAVSGGTLTSVGVEKMLKNCLSDYDAYIEKQLGETAGNEVSTKNSESHE
- a CDS encoding NADH:ubiquinone reductase (Na(+)-transporting) subunit D — encoded protein: MSNQEREPLFSAKNLKLLTSPFGQNNPITVQILGICSALAVTAKLKPAFVMALSVTVVTAFSNLIISLIRKGIPSRIRIIVQLVVVASLVILVDQVLKAYVYDVSKQLSVFVGLIITNCIIMGRIEAFALGNKPWPSFLDGLGNGMGYGLILIILGFVRELLGSGTLWGYPVFEKIGLYQTGYVNNGLMILPPMALICVGLIIWVQRSRNRNLIEK
- the nqrE gene encoding NADH:ubiquinone reductase (Na(+)-transporting) subunit E — translated: MENIISIFVRSIFIDNMVFAFFFGMCSYIAVSKSVKTAMGLGIAVTFVMVMTVPINYLLNEYVLSPGALGWIDPAYGPGGASEIDLSFLSFIIFIAVIASFVQLVEMVVEKFAPALYNQLGIFLPLIAVNCAILGGSLFMQERDYASMGEVVSFAAGSGIGWWLAIVLIAAIREKIAYSNVPAPLRGAGITFILTGLMGIAFMTFMGIQL